From Brassica oleracea var. oleracea cultivar TO1000 chromosome C3, BOL, whole genome shotgun sequence, a single genomic window includes:
- the LOC106333823 gene encoding cytochrome P450 94B1: MEILTAFLSILLTLGFILIFSCSTKALKQQTKPPSYPLIGSILSFNKNRHRLLQWYTDLLRLSPSQTITIDLLLNRRTIITANPENVEHILKTNFCNFPKGKPFTDLLGDLLGGGIFNSDGELWSSQRKLASHEFTMRSLREFTFEILREEVETRLIPVLYSAADYCGGRTVDFQEILKRFAFDVVCKVSLGWDPDCLDLTRPVPDLVEAFDVAAAISARRATEPVNAVWKLKRFFNVGSERRHREAIRTVHVSVSKIIRAKKKCLDIGGDVSDKQDLLSRFLAAGHDEEAVRDSVISFIMAGRDTTSAAMTWLFWLLSENDDVEKKILEEVRNKGSLGLGFEDLREMSYTKACLCEAMRLYPPVAWDSKHAANDDVLPDGTHVKKGDKVTYFPYGMGRMEKVWGQDWDQFKPTRWFDEEPNYGTKPVLKSVSSFKFPVFQAGPRVCIGKEMAFMQMKYVVGLVLSRFEIIPLCKNPPVFVPLLTAHMAGGLKVKIKRRKH; the protein is encoded by the coding sequence ATGGAAATTCTCACTGCATTTCTCTCCATACTTCTCACCTTAGGGTTTATACTAATCTTCTCATGTTCAACAAAAGCCCTAAAACAACAAACCAAACCACCGTCGTATCCACTCATTGGCTCAATCCTCTCCTTCAACAAAAATCGCCACCGTCTTCTCCAGTGGTACACCGATCTCCTCCGTCTCTCTCCGTCTCAAACCATCACCATCGATCTCCTCCTCAACCGCCGCACCATCATCACGGCCAACCCCGAAAACGTTGAGCACATTCTCAAAACAAACTTTTGTAACTTCCCTAAAGGCAAACCTTTCACCGACCTCCTCGGAGATTTACTAGGCGGTGGTATCTTTAACTCTGACGGCGAGCTATGGAGCTCGCAGCGAAAACTCGCGAGCCACGAGTTTACAATGCGTTCCCTTAGGGAATTCACTTTCGAAATCCTCCGCGAAGAAGTCGAAACCCGCCTCATTCCGGTTCTTTACTCCGCGGCTGACTACTGCGGAGGAAGGACGGTGGATTTTCAGGAGATCTTGAAACGTTTTGCTTTCGATGTGGTTTGTAAAGTTTCTTTAGGTTGGGATCCGGATTGTTTGGATTTGACCCGACCTGTTCCAGATCTTGTCGAGGCTTTTGACGTAGCGGCTGCGATCAGCGCTCGCCGCGCGACGGAGCCAGTTAACGCCGTGTGGAAGCTGAAGCGTTTCTTCAACGTGGGGAGCGAAAGGAGGCACAGAGAAGCGATCAGGACCGTGCACGTGTCCGTCTCTAAGATCATCCGTGCCAAGAAGAAGTGTCTCGATATCGGTGGTGACGTTTCAGACAAGCAAGACCTCTTGTCGAGGTTTCTTGCCGCCGGCCACGACGAGGAAGCCGTTAGAGATTCTGTTATCAGCTTTATCATGGCGGGGAGGGATACCACGTCGGCGGCCATGACGTGGCTTTTTTGGTTGTTGAGTGAAAACGATGACGTGGAGAAGAAGATACTTGAAGAAGTGAGAAACAAGGGATCTTTAGGTTTAGGGTTTGAGGATTTGAGAGAGATGAGTTACACGAAAGCTTGTCTCTGCGAAGCAATGAGGCTTTACCCACCTGTGGCGTGGGACTCAAAGCATGCAGCAAACGACGACGTTTTACCAGACGGGACACACGTCAAGAAGGGAGACAAAGTTACTTATTTCCCTTACGGTATGGGAAGGATGGAAAAAGTGTGGGGTCAAGATTGGGACCAGTTTAAACCGACCCGCTGGTTTGATGAAGAACCAAATTACGGTACAAAACCGGTTTTGAAAAGTGTGAGCTCGTTCAAGTTTCCTGTCTTCCAAGCCGGACCAAGGGTTTGTATAGGGAAAGAAATGGCGTTCATGCAGATGAAATACGTGGTTGGTTTGGTTTTGAGTCGGTTTGAGATCATACCGCTTTGCAAGAACCCTCCGGTATTTGTTCCTCTGTTAACGGCTCACATGGCTGGTGGGTTAAAGGTGAAGATAAAGAGGAGAAAACATTAA